One Pongo pygmaeus isolate AG05252 chromosome 10, NHGRI_mPonPyg2-v2.0_pri, whole genome shotgun sequence genomic window carries:
- the MMP17 gene encoding matrix metalloproteinase-17 isoform X3 encodes MKTPRCSLPDLPVLTQARRRRQAPAPTKWNKRNLSWRVRTFPRDSPLGRDTVRALMYYALKVWSDIAPLNFHEVAGSAADIQIDFSKAEHNDGYPFDGPGGTVAHAFFPGDHHTAGDTHFDDDEAWTFRSSDAHGMDLFAVAVHEFGHAIGLSHVAAAHSIMRPYYQGPVGDPLRYRLPYEDRVRVWQLYGVRESVSPTSQPEEPPLLPEPPDNRSSVPPRKDVPHRCSTHFDAVAQIRGEAFFFKGKYFWRLTRDRHLVSLQPAQMHRFWRGLPLHLDSVDAVYERTSDHKIVFFKGDRYWVFKDNNVEEGYPRPVSDFSLPPGGIDAAFSWAHNDRTYFFKDQLYWRYDDHTRRMDPGYPAQSPLWRGVPSTLDDAMRWSDGASYFFRGQEYWKVLDGELEVAPGYPQSTARDWLVCGDSQADGSVAAGVDGAEGPRAPPGQHDQSRSEDGYEVCSCTSGASSLPGTPGSLVAATMLLLPPLSPGTLWTAGQALTL; translated from the exons GGTCCGGACGTTCCCACGGGACTCGCCACTGGGGCGCGACACGGTGCGCGCACTCATGTACTACGCCCTCAAGGTCTGGAGCGACATTGCGCCCCTGAACTTCCACGAGGTGGCAGGCAGCGCCGCCGACATCCAGATCGATTTCTCCAAGGCCGAGCACAATGACGGCTACCCCTTCGACGGCCCCGGCGGCACTGTAGCCCACGCCTTCTTCCCCGGCGACCACCACACCGCCGGGGACACCCACTTTGACGACGACGAGGCCTGGACCTTCCGCTCCTCGG ATGCCCATGGGATGGACCTGTTTGCGGTGGCTGTCCACGAGTTTGGCCACGCCATCGGGTTAAGCCATGTTGCTGCCGCACACTCCATCATGCGGCCGTACTACCAGGGCCCGGTGGGTGACCCGCTGCGCTACAGGCTCCCCTACGAGGACAGGGTGCGCGTCTGGCAGCTGTACG GTGTGCGGGAGTCTGTGTCTCCCACGTCGCAGCCCGAGGAGCCTCCCCTGCTGCCAGAGCCCCCAGACAACCGGTCCAGCGTCCC GCCCAGGAAGGACGTGCCCCACAGATGCAGCACTCACTTTGATGCGGTGGCCCAGATCCGGGGTGAAGCTTTCTTCTTCAAAG GCAAGTACTTCTGGCGGCTGACTCGGGACCGGCACCTGGTGTCCCTGCAGCCGGCACAGATGCACCGCTTCTGGCGGGGCCTGCCGCTGCACCTGGACAGCGTGGACGCCGTGTACGAGCGCACCAGCGACCACAAGATCGTCTTCTTTAAAG GAGACAGGTACTGGGTGTTCAAGGACAATAACGTAGAGGAAGGATACCCGCGCCCCGTCTCCGACTTCAGCCTCCCGCCTGGCGGCATCGACGCTGCCTTCTCCTGGGCCCACAATGACAGGACTTATTTCTTTAAGGACCAGCTGTACTGGCGCTACGATGACCACACGAGGCGCATGGACCCCGGCTACCCCGCCCAGAGCCCCCTGTGGAGGGGTGTCCCCAGCACGCTGGACGACGCCATGCGCTGGTCCGACG GTGCCTCCTACTTTTTCCGTGGCCAGGAGTACTGGAAAGTGCTGGATGGCGAGCTGGAGGTGGCACCCGGGTACCCGCAGTCCACGGCCCGGGACTGGCTGGTGTGTGGAGACTCACAGGCCGACGGATCTGTGGCTGCGGGCGTGGATGGGGCAGAGGGGCCCCGCGCCCCTCCAGGACAACATGACCAGAGCCGCTCGGAGGACGGTTACGAGGTCTGCTCATGCACCTCTGGGGCATCCTCTCTCCCGGGGACCCCAGGTTCGCTGGTGGCTGCCAccatgctgctgctgccgccactGTCACCAGGCACCCTGTGGACAGCTGGCCAGGCCCTGACGCTATGA